In a genomic window of Larus michahellis chromosome 3, bLarMic1.1, whole genome shotgun sequence:
- the GNG4 gene encoding guanine nucleotide-binding protein G(I)/G(S)/G(O) subunit gamma-4 has product MKELVSNSTTNISQARKAVEQLKMEAYMDRMKVSKAAADLLAYCDAHIGEDPLIIPVPASENPFREKKLFCTIL; this is encoded by the exons atgaaggaacTAGTGTCAAACAGTACAACCAATATATCTCAagccaggaaagctgtggagcaATTAAAAATGGAAGCATACATGGATAGGATGAAG GTATCCAAGGCTGCAGCAGATTTATTGGCATATTGTGATGCTCATATTGGAGAAGATCCCCTAATTATTCCTGTGCCTGCATCTGAAAATCCCTTTAGGGAGAAGAAACTCTTTTGTACTATCCTTTGA